Proteins encoded by one window of Conger conger chromosome 1, fConCon1.1, whole genome shotgun sequence:
- the LOC133127442 gene encoding interferon-inducible GTPase 5-like isoform X1 has protein sequence MARLQTISEGEIQQMSSVLQSRVVTEVVAQVQSMLGQRQSSTLDIAVTGESGSGKSTFINAFRGIADDDDPRAAKTGVTETTQEIIAYDHPTAPTVRLWDLPGIGTPTFQPQRYLEDVGLTKYDFFIIVASERFRECHVTLASCVAQAGKKFYFVRNKVDNDLEASARRRGRKGLSEEAVLREIRDDCKAGLQRIGAGQPQVFLLSCFQPQRFDFALLHETLERELEGHKRHVFLLALPNLTAAVLERKQQALAGSVWQTAMAACLSAATPGGAVHSSVPMLMSTLQSFQRSFGLDTNSLLRLANMTGKSYQELYGEVRSTSGRELSMQTVEGMLSQVALGQQVLSGLLESRIPVLGNIISGGVSFMASYSLLKSAIKDLREDAERVMHRALDGADDTREDVPDPGYFYAD, from the exons ATGGCAAGGCTTCAGACAATCAGCGAGGGGGAGATCCAGCAGATGAGCAGTGTGCTGCAGTCACGAGTGGTGACGGAGGTGGTGGCACAGgtgcaaagcatgctgggacaaCGGCAGTCCTCCACACTGGACATCGCGGTTACGGGGGAGTCAGGCTCAGGGAAGTCCACCTTCATCAACGCCTTCAGAGGCATCGCTGATGATGATGACCCCAGGGCGGCAAAGACCGGTGTGACAGAAACTACCCAGGAGATCATAGCATACGACCACCCCACTGCGCCTACCGTCCGTTTGTGGGACTTGCCGGGCATCGGGACGCCCACTTTCCAACCTCAGCGTTATCTGGAGGACGTGGGGCTGACCAAGTACGACTTCTTCATCATCGTGGCGTCAGAGCGCTTCAgggagtgtcatgtgacacTGGCCAGCTGCGTGGCGCAGGCAGGGAAGAAGTTCTACTTTGTGCGCAACAAGGTGGACAACGACCTGGAGGCCTCTGCCCGGAGGAGGGGGCGTAAGGGCTTGAGCGAAGAGGCCGTTTTGAGGGAGATACGAGACGACTGTAAGGCTGGCTTGCAGAGGATCGGGGCGGGGCAGCCCCAGGtcttcctgctctcctgcttcCAGCCGCAGCGCTTCGACTTCGCCCTGCTGCACGAGACCCTGGAGAGGGAGCTGGAGGGTCATAAGAGGCACGTCTTCCTGCTGGCGCTGCCCAACCTCACCGCTGCCGTGCTGGAGAGGAAGCAGCAGGCGCTGGCCGGGAGCGTGTGGCAGACAGCGATGGCGGCTTGTCTGAGTGCCGCGAcgccagggggcgctgttcacAGCAGCGTGCCCATGCTTATGAGCACCCTGCAGTCCTTCCAGCGTAGCTTCGGCTTGGACACCAACTCCCTGCTCCGGTTGGCCAACATGACGGGAAAATCCTATCAG GAGCTCTACGGAGAGGTGCGCTCCACCTCCGGCAGGGAGCTCTCAATGCAGACTGTGGAGGGCATGCTGTCCCAGGTGGCATTGGGCCAGCAGGTCCTGTCTGGTCTGCTGGAGAGTCGGATCCCAGTGCTGGGCAACATCATCTCAGGGGGCGTCTCCTTCATGGCCTCGTACAGCCTACTGAAGTCTGCCATCAAGGACCTGCGTGAGGACGCCGAGAGAGTGATGCACAGAGCTCTGGATGGGGCAGACGACACCCGAGAGGACGTTCCGGATCCAGGATATTTTTATGCGGACTAA